In Corvus moneduloides isolate bCorMon1 chromosome 6, bCorMon1.pri, whole genome shotgun sequence, the sequence aatcaaatcccaagaaacatagaaaaagttcttaaacaaccatgccaggaagtgtttcagttctttttgagcttgaatgaagctaaaatttacaaatcgtttttcaagaatcttttcaagtttaagataaatatccatatgcggctctgagagccaagaatcttcccacggttcctccatagtttagatatggaatagcaaaacaaaatcaagaagaggaatccaaagtttctagggtttactcacacacaTCAGttgcttagggatcggggatcgttctgctcgcaATTccccaccatttgttacagtggggatactgtaacataATGTATCAAAACAGGagcccgtggaaaagaaatatatatagacagattcttgatatgtgtttcagagatgtttatttctccagccgcatggcctgggctctgccgaggaactcctCCAGTCACCggaccgagggtccttgcccgcgcaggggaacacaaaacaaccaatcgcgaacgaggctgagcaggggcagggaaaccccgtgtctgtcccctcagggcccctctcccagggctacatggcaggaggaggagaccCTGACAAGTACTTGCTCGTATTATGATTCAATGTTATAGTTGTAACACTTTGTGCTGGAAAATGAAGCATTGAGATTTGCCTAAAAGAGAGATAGTCTCAAGAAAAGGGGTTGCTTGATAGTTGGACGGACAGTAGAAATTTTCAATTCCCCTTGAAGTTGCTAAACAGAGCTTAAAGACTAAGTAGCAAAATAGATAGAAGAATCTAAAAGTAGACGCACAGGATGCTCAATGTAGCTGGAACCAGTCGCTAAGCAGATAATTAGGAACATAGTGGCTTTTGTGGCAAAGCCATGTAACAAGAAGTAACAGTGCATGCCCGAAGACAAGTTCAAGGCAAGGTCATCTGCAACACTGGGGGCACTCAGGGAGTAGAACCATCAGAGACCCCTTTAGACGACGCTGTAGGACCACAAAAGAACTCCCAGTAAGAGGCAGATACATGCAAATTAGTTCTAGGAAAAGTGATGTTTGTGTATTAGCTAGGAAGTACAttgtaatgaatatgtatgaaCATGATAGAATAAATACCTTGTTGTAAAGTTTCATGACATACCTGATTAGGGGAGATACCCTCTGAGTGTGTTCAGGACACTGAGAAAaaagaatgcctgctttctAATGCTTCAAATTGTGTTAGAAAGTTTGTTTTCTGGATGAAATCGCCCCTGGTATCACAGTTGCCTAAATATAGCACGTGTAGTGCCTCTGGTTGCAAGGCTAGATTACATCACCTTGTATTCCAGCGTGCCAGTGTCTGCAGGAAAACACTTGTCTGATGCTTTACCTCacaagcaaagcagcaaatatGTACCATAGAACCAGAAAACTCTGTGCACCCACATTCCTTCATGGCTGCATAGCACTGTGGAGACACTGCCTGAAGGGTCCCTGCTCAGGAGCCAGGCCGCAGCCTGACTGCGGTCCCGCTCCAGCCTTCCATCTCCTTACTGAGCGTAATGAGAGTACACAACGAGGGAGATAATTTGCGCAGGTAGCGACGTGCTTCCAGCGGAGGATGCACAGCCCCCTCTATCATGGGTGGGATTGGGCAAGATGTCCCGGCCGATACACCAGCTCTGACCCGCGGCGCCGCGCTCCCGGCCTCGGGCCCAGCTCCTCTCACCCGGGCGCCTGGCTGcccccgcggcggggcggggcggggcagggcgcgCCTCGACTCGACGGAGCTGGGCAGGCCCAGGCCCGGGTGGGGTGGGGCTGGTGGCTTCGGCTCTTACGTGCGTAGTACTCCCCTGGGAGTTTGGCCTCCCTTTTGAGTTAAGGGAGATCTTTTATGCATTATTTATCACCTGAGGAACACACCGGAGGCCAGGGCTTTGTTATCCCTGCTATCACCACACTGACTTTGCAGTTACAGATGGATTTTAGAAGGCCTTGGGCCTGGATTTGGGCATGAAGGGTGGAAAACTCATTTCCTGTGGCTACTTCTTCCCTGTGTGTAACAAACCTTTCCCAACCACTTCAGGCTCCTGGGACGGAGAGggagtggtggtggtggtggtagtgtgtggaaagaaaaaaataacctggGGTTTTAAATACCAGATGAAACCTACAATAAACATCACCAAATAGAGATGGCCTTTTATGAACAATATTGAATAGGACTATGGTCAAACAGAGCCTTTGCTGTGGCACAAAACATCCCTCCTTCTTCAGATGGAGCCACTTTTTTCTGGACCCTCCAAGTTAATGGGGCAGATTTGCATTagaccagcaggaccagggcagtgatcatcCCTCCAAAGTttgcactggtgaggccacagaCACTCAAATCCTGGGTTCAGTTTGGGGCCCCTCACaataagaaagacattgaggtgctcAAGCATGTCcggagaagggaatggagctgctgaaggatCTGGAGCGCAAATCTGATGACAaccagctgagggagctgaagGGAATcagcctgggaaaaaggagACTTGAGAGGGACTCTTGAGAGGGAcactctctacaaccacctgaaaagAGAGTGCAGTCAGCTGGGGGTCAGTCTCATCTCCCATGTAATAACcaataggacaagagaaaatggcctcagattgtgccaggggaagtttagattggatattaggaaaaattttttcacCGAAAGTGTagtcaagcattggaacaggctgctcagagaagtAGTGGAATCACCAgccctggagatatttaaaagtcATATACATATTTGGCTTAGGGACACAGCTTAGTGGTggactgggcagtgctgggttaacagttgaCTCAATGATGgcagaggtctttttcaacctaaatgattctatgactctatgagGTAATTTTACTGCCAAACAAATCTTCTGAGCAGTAAGCTCATACGAAGACAAGTGAGCTCCTTGGGAACAAATCTTAAAACAACATTAATACACCCTCATTGTTTTGTGCCTGATATCTTCTGGCTGGCAAATATATTAATGCTGCATTTATTTGATCAATGTGTTTCTTGTGGTTGAAGGGATGGAGGTTCTAACAGAGAGAAATACGACTTGTGTAGTTGAAGGCTATAGGAGAAggtttcacgaaggatgtctggacttcaggcggctctcttgaaagctgtttattgcacaggcgaagttacagcatttcagggagtgggtatccagagtCAGCCCTACAGTGTCAGCTACAGcttgtaggcatacctgaaaccgctttctgttcaagttacgAAGCAtcttatacttttctttgcagagtatcttagTACgtaacaaccaataagcaccatacgcaatacctttacatttgcctatagcctatcatagctactaccattaccatattatagtcattattatccaatcacaagagtaagtaagttacaatttaagcttacagtggaaaattctcagacctctcttcttcttcctacatcaacatttcttgtttgcctgcaatatctctctttttggtaaaaacatgttttctgtttacttacgctcttcttgagacttatttacttggtgaaaaacatgtctttgtttgtagtcacatacctttgtcctattcataaaaatctccttccaactcatctccaacctttgccttctcagttattcagtggtcagtgtttcagcaaaacatcttttactctgtATCAAAagttgctttcatttctatctcatcctcagtttctacattcagagatctttctgctaagcctacatatctgtgaaactttcttaccaaactttcatcctctccaacaaAGGCAATGGCAGAACATTGCACCTACCGGTTTTCAGATGGAGTGGCCCATGTTGGTCTTCAAGTTTTTAGCTTTTATTGCACTGCAATCCCCACCTTCTTCAGTATGCATGGACTGGTGGCATGACTGCCAtaaaagatgaggaaaatggaaaaggaaaacctttaTTTGTCTCCAGATGGAaagcttttcccagctgtgcaaGAGGCACCTGCTCCACGAGACACTCACTGGCTGTATTGTGGTCTGCAAAGCATCCAGAAGAGTCCCGGTGCTTCAGTGTAACCCATAAAGAGAAAACCTTAATGTAAATTTTGCCTAGtcagcatttttcaaagacaGTAAAGCATTGTTGGAGATGGAAAGTTGGCTAGTTGGATGGGAAGAAGTACATGCCAAAGTGAAAATATTCAATGACTCTTTAGAAACATTTCGGCACTTAAAAAGACTGAGTATACATCTAATAGGAAATGAAGTATTTGTGTTGGTAATTATAATTTAACATCTTCAATAAAAAACAACCCTCACATGCCAAGGCAGTGCTAGTAATATATGGAGTTGGATGCATTACTTTCTTTTAAGGGAAAGATTAGTAGGAATTAATTGCTTCCAAATTAGGTcccaaatccattttttcagctttctttcacATTCttgccttggttttttttctgttttctctgtggaaTACATACATTTTTGGTTGTCATGGttgtcttctggtttttttattaattctttctAAGAACTAATATATACTTCCCACCTCCCcatttaaatacataatttgAAACCAGGAGCTTGaaaattctaaattattttctaggtTTGATAGACTGGATGTCTGGTAGATAATTCATAATCCTTTCATAAATACTGTTTACAAAtggctttatttctttattccaGAGGTTTTGTAACTCTTTATTATCTTTATCTAAAGATAATAAGGAGAATTATTTACCTGCAGATTTTTATATGGAGCATGTATCTTATTCCTTGTCTCAATCACTAGTCTGCAAGTAGTAACTCCTAGAAAAGAGCAGGATGAACATCTTGCCTATGCTGAATGTAGATTATTGCTTGAGAATCCACATTTCACCTTCCTGACTCTTACGCTGTTGACTTTGCAACACAGTACCTTAACACTAGGTTTCtcaattatttttgcttctttgttttcttttagaaaaagtACACATTAAATGCATACTgggtgaaagaaaatgtttatattgTACGCatttataatttgttttgtttttattaaatggagaaaaaatgaatattttttcaagtgtctaaataatacaaatataGGCTTTTAGTGAGTGAAATCTGTTATTAACATAAGCTACATATATAAGCATACATATAAATCCCGGtcaggctggaaaaaaagaaccaaaagtaatttaatttggACCTTAGGAAGAAAAGTTGTACATATACCAAGAATagaaatttcttcttctccagtCAAAAGGGGAACATACTGAAGTATTATAAGCATAAAGGGTGTAAGAAGTCTCATTTGGTAACAGGAGCACTCCAAGGTGTTTGCAAGGCTGGGTCTCTATTTTTACAAAGAGTGCTATATAATATAGAAGTGGAAAAGTATCCTATCCAagtggaaataaaaccaaactgcCTTTAAGATGACATAACAGCAAAATCTAAATCATTAATGCTGTGCTTGTATTTGTTGTGTTGCtgtaaaagaatttttaaagaggCATATCAGAATATATAATGAAAATTTCAATCTGCAGTATATTTATGTGCCTTTCTACTGTCACAACATCATTTTGCTTAATCCTGTAGTGCCAGATCAGTTCACTAATTCTCTTTGGGCTTTACTCTGTCACTATCACTCATACAGGGATGTACCATGGGGGTTTTGCCACAGGTCTCCATATGACTACTAGTCTTTGCAGTAGGTTACTGTGACATAAATATCAGTTTGGCAATTAGTAGGTAAAGGGCATTGCAAAATTTAAAGTCACAGGGTAACATACAAAGAGCAAACATCCTAGGAATCAAACTCTGCTTGCTACCCTGACATGATAGTAAAAGGCTACAACCTAGACCAGTATTCCCAGTGGAGTCAGACATAACCAACAATAACAATATTTTCCTGGTTCTGTGAGCTGGAGCTCTGCACACATGCTAAGGGAGATAAAAGCAGCAACTTAGAGCAGGCCTGAGATGTATGTGCAGTGGGGCAGACTGAAATTTAGCTTAGAAGTGTAGAGGAGTTACTATTAAAGCCAGTGAGATGTGCAAGTAAATAAATACCTTGCAGCCTGCATATGGTTGTGGAATCAGATACAATGGAAAAGTGATTAGGATAGGAGCTATAAATCAATATATAAGTAGCACAAGGGGATGCCTGACTTTTTGAAAAACCTAATTGCCAAAGAAATGTTAGAAATGAAAACTGGGCCTGGATACAAATTAGCTTCTAGGGAAAATGAGCACACCATGAACTTCAGTTCATTTCTGATGTACACAGTCAGATTAATTCCTCTGCACtcatataaggaaaaaaaaaatctgagtgaGGTTTACCTCTTAttcatttgctctttttttcctagggTTACTCTTCTGAAATGAGAGAGTATGTGAGATATTATTTAAAGTCACAAATCTAATAGCATCCTAACTTATATGATGATCCAGTTAAGAATTAACCTGCATTTTGTTGTGCCTCTGTTGGAATCCAGAGTAAAAAGTGTATTACTTTAATACAAATCTCAGATGAATAACattaaataagaaacaaaatcatattaattaaaaaaggaCAAAGCCGGCTATTAAGAAAAATTGACTGCTCTTCATTAACAAAGAAGCTGTCCACACAGAAAGTGTAAAGGAAAGAATTCTTTATCATTACCCCAGAAAAGGCATAACAAGATCTTAGATAAATTCAGCTGAGAACCTAAAGCTAAAAGTCCACTGAATTAATTGTCGTGGACTAAAACCTAACactaaaatgaaaatcataGTCACATTATTTTTGAGAAGAGATAACAAGTAGACAGCAAAAACCATCTTGCAGTTTGGAGGGTGTCCAAATTATTAATGTAAATAATAGTATTTACACTATATACCAAATATATAATACCAAATGATTACTATTAATAATAGTAAATCTCTGTTATAACACTAAAACTACTCTATATTGGTAACTCCTGTCACAGGGAAAAATCTGCGGAGTGGAAAATGTATGGAAAATATGATGCAAGTACATAGCTCTTTTGGTCATCGTGCATTTCACAATATTCACATTATCCACTTCACTGGATGATGAATCCCTAAAACGACCTTCTCTAATGactttcctcctccccaaagAAAGTTCAGACATGAACAATGACTACTGTACAGTTTCTAAGCACTTAAAAGGGGTGTACACAGTCTAAGGAAGGTTGTCATCTGAGAAAATATGATACTCTTGGCATTGTCTTTTCTTATGAAAGAATGTTAATAGCATGTTGGAGACTGCCAGCAATACCTCCCCAAGGTAAGGTAGTTTTCAAGGAGGAATGACTCTACACAGACACGAATGACTCCGTCCAAGTCacatcattaaaaatgtaatggTTATGGAGACCATATGTTTTCCTTGTTACAGAATTAGTCattaaattctgccttttccagTTATAAATTGATCTTATAGGCAGGATGACAActcaatgaagaaaataaaataagcagcTTTAGTCTCTTTATACACATATGTTCTAataacagctttttttaaaagcatgtagCACAGTCAGGTTTTTTTGCCAGTTTCACATATTATAGGAATGAAATACAGATCCACAAATTGAACAATTTTTTGCTAATGGCTCACCAAAAAAATTTAGGCAATAAAAAACAAATTCCCCAATGAACTGcaagtaaaaatacattttaaaagacagaaaaatgacagaCTTTGAACCCACAGGATTACTTCAGACATAGTGGCTGTGAAATGCACTTCACTCAACAACACTTCAGTGTTAGTTGAAAACTTCTTTAATAATCACAAAATTGGTATTCAAGAAGCATGACCAAGAAACTGGTAAAGCAGCATGAAAACCATCTAAAGAAACAGACACACCAACAGTAATAGACACATCCGATAGAATTTCTccacaaaatacacattttctaGACAAGACTATAACCAGAGCTCTGTAGCTCACAAGGTTGTTTCTAGTGACTAAGCCAGGtatattttttgcttctgaGGTTCACGTCTTGCCAAACTGCATTTGAGTAAATGACAACCTATATGAGCAACAATTTAGCTTCAGACAATTCATACAGCCCAGCTTGGCACACATAGGGTTTTTTAAAGGGTCACCAAGTTTTTGAAAGCTTCACTTGACCTCTCTTTGTGAGGATGGTCCTGAGTAAGTCAGCCTGTGAAACTGGAAATTGCAATTTTGAAATCCAGTTTGCACACTCTCCTCTGAATTCCTAGCCATTAACTTGGCACAAGGCAAGgacacttttctttctcaagctttttttaatggttttggGCATATTCTGAGTGCCTTCTGTTCTGCGTGTATCTGTGGATATGAGAATGTCCACATCAGAGCACTGCTTTCCAAAGTGAGCTACCTGGAGAGAAGTGGAGGTGAGTCCCTTAGTGCCTTGCTTTGACTCTAGTCATAGAATGctttgagtgggaagggaccttaaagatcatctaattccaatcCACCTGCCTTAGGTGgagacatcttccactagaccaggttgctcaaagctccatttagcctggccttgaacgcttTCAAAGATAGAGCAtccacaccttctctgggcaacctgttcctcTTGATGAAAAACTTAAGTATTAAGTAAGCTCTCTATGactgttccagctgcagcattttatttttcccacaaAATTGTCTTTTGCTCTTCAATACCATCAACGCTTtaataaattcagaaataatgcatgttttgaaaatcgtcagaaaattacaaaaaaacccccactgtCAGCTCAATTTTAGCTCAAACTTCTgcattctgaaaaagaaaaaaggagtcTAATACCAATGCAATATTTTAACACAACGGGAGAATATAATGAGGATGATTGCTGTTACAATCATCCTTTTAAAGCTCTCTGCTTAGAAATCATCACCAAATTTTCAGTGATAAAAGGGCCTTTACTATTTGAAATAGGCTGTATGAAGCTCCAGATCCAGGGGATCTTCATACCTTCCAAACAATTAAGTTTTACCagataaaaagcaaaagcaggacATTAATAAGATTGCAAAGAGTATTGCAATAtagttttcataatttttaaagaaaaaaattgaatttaaaactTTAAACTGCTGAATATCACTAAGCATTCAGTTCTTGCAGGCAGCTctataaaaaacatttaatgtaTCAGCTCCGACtcaaaaattatatatttaacaTATACATTTGCTTAGATTAGCCAAAATGATATAAATCAAATTCTAGTAGATTTAAATGTCCTAAAAGATTTTTGTATTGGCTTCAACAAATCCACATAAGATTGaccatttttattaaatgtgtgAACTTATACATAGACTAGACTCAGatatcttaattttctttttgaaaggaaCATTTAAAGCCTTCCAAAATCAATGCTACTGAAGCAAAATCAGAGTTCTGTcatatttcaaatataaaaatgtttatattttactgAAACATAAAAAAGTGTCAGGATTTCATATTTATCATATGAAACATTAGTGTGGATTATAAAGTACCACAGTCTTGTTTCATTAGATGACAATTTACAGACTTATAATAACTTACCCACTGGGTGGTTTGCAGACTGAAATATAACTAAATGGGAGCAGGGTTGACAAGAACAGACCTCAAAAGTACATCAGCTTCTCTTCCAATGCCATGAGGTTGCTAAGTGTTTAAAAAGGCTTACAAACTCAAAAAAGTCTGCAAGCCCTTCtgtattgtttcttttaatgaaacttGCTTACCTCATGAGTCtgtaaatttttgtttttactaaAAAACAAGTTATTTCACTTGGCAGGGGCTAcaaatttgcaatttttttctgtaaagacaCACTTCaacagaatgttttaaaattaagaatatcTTGGGAACTAATAACAAAAAAGTACTTTAACATTGTTTTCAATATTTACTACAACAACCTGTAAACTTTTTTCATCCAAACGCCTATTCTGCCTGCAGTATCTGTAACCTAATAGCCGCATTACCCTAAATTGTCAGTTAAATAGCAATGAGTCTAAAAAGCCAAATAAACCccaccctccttcccaccaGGCACTTTTGCTATTGTCTAGAACCACAAGtagttttattaaaaacttAGCTAGCAAAAGTACAATGTCACCAACAAAAAAAGTCACTATGCTTTCATGTCTTGCTTTAGAAATATGCTCCTGGCTCTCAAATCTGGGATCCAAAACTCTAATCACCACTAGGGCTCATTCTTTTTGCTATAAAAATCTCCACCAGCATTCTCAGGATCTGACATAAGCCTTTTTGGCTGCTTCTTAGGGTAATATAGATTAAAGTCACAGATAAGCAAGCCTGGAAGTACAAATCCTGCCAGAATAGTTACCATCTTTCTAAACGCAAATGAAAATCACAGCTCTATGTAGTGGAACAACGTTTAATGATCATATAATGCAAATCATTAGAAAGAAAGTTAATAGAGGGCCAGAGGTTTCACCCTGAAGGACTaacaacaaaagcaattttAGCTACACAGGAGTCTGGAAGGAGCTGGCCAGCACCTCACTTCAACTACACTTAACGGCAGGtgagccacagaaaaacaggtgatattaaaaaaaccaaacccaacaggGACTCAGAGAGAAAGCTTACGTCACTTTGCAACCAAAGATGAATAACAGAGGGTAGATTTTTGAATATGGGATATTAACTTAAACATACCTCGAACCTCCTGGTTTATAGAATTGCGCTATTTGtttagaaagtaaaataaataaggtTTTTCCATGAAGAATAATGTGTTTTGGTTGAGTtactatccctggaagtgttaaaaaatgaGTAAATGTAGCACTTCTCAATATGGTTTAGTGGGCGTGGTGGTATTCAGTCAAAGGTTGTACTTCATGATCtcggaggtcttttccaaccttaatgattcttGGGTTTGTCCAAGGAGGTGCTCCTTCCAGGCAGACGCCAGGGCTGTGCCTTCCGGGGGACTGGCGGTAGGGCTGGGGGTCTCTCTTGAAGCCGGTGGGGGGTCCAGGTTCAGCTGGGCCAGGGGCTCCTGCCGGGCACGGGGTCCCGTCTCAGGCGCGGAGATAGTCATTCTTGAGGCGACTGAGGCGGGCGCCGTGGCTGCGGACGGTGAGGGCCAGGAGGTCGTACTTGTCGCGCAGCCCGCTGGAGACGTGGCGAGTCTCGCGGAGAAGGGCGCGGGcgtgcagcagcagccccaggaagcTGTCGCCCAGACGGGACTCCTCCCGGCcgccctgctcctgcccctgacGGAATTTGCCCTCCAGCTCGCTCAGAGAGCGGTCCGAGCTGGAGTAGGCGTCGCTGATCTGGGCGGACTCGCGGCGCAGGTAGGCACCGTAGCTCTCCTCCCCGTCCAGGTCGTAGGAGATGCTCCTGCCGATGCCTTC encodes:
- the FIBIN gene encoding fin bud initiation factor homolog, translating into MPVPLRLLWLFWLCSLCRGYFEGPLYPEMSNGSLHHYFVPDGDYEENDDPERCQLLFRVSEQRRCGAAAGGGLSLREELTVLGRQVEDAGRVLEGIGRSISYDLDGEESYGAYLRRESAQISDAYSSSDRSLSELEGKFRQGQEQGGREESRLGDSFLGLLLHARALLRETRHVSSGLRDKYDLLALTVRSHGARLSRLKNDYLRA